A section of the Deinococcus aerolatus genome encodes:
- a CDS encoding type 1 glutamine amidotransferase domain-containing protein: MTASNASTTSKKILVIMSSDSELGLQDGKTLDTGFYLNEFGVPAHRLVEAGHTLIIATPRGNRPPLDKSSDSKDYFKDEAEYTQIGAFVEETLSGEIVPLADAVTNLDAFDAVFLPGGHAPMIELMHNHDLGHALRHFHERSLPTALICHAPVALLAAQPAAGAYQRALEAGETPEAEDFAYQGYRVTVFSTPEEKDAEGGFEAPMLYYPADALTAAGMTVQNGEKWISNVVRDRELITGQNPMSDEEFVGVFLEALGETAAQD, encoded by the coding sequence ATGACCGCATCCAACGCCAGTACCACCAGCAAGAAAATCCTCGTCATCATGTCCAGTGACTCTGAACTGGGTCTGCAGGACGGCAAGACGCTCGACACCGGCTTTTACCTCAACGAGTTCGGCGTGCCCGCACACCGGCTGGTGGAGGCGGGCCACACGCTGATCATCGCCACGCCGCGTGGCAACCGTCCGCCGCTGGACAAGAGCAGCGACAGCAAGGATTATTTCAAGGACGAGGCGGAATACACCCAGATTGGAGCGTTCGTCGAAGAAACCCTGTCCGGCGAAATTGTGCCGCTGGCGGACGCGGTGACCAACCTGGACGCCTTCGATGCCGTGTTCCTGCCTGGTGGCCACGCGCCCATGATCGAACTGATGCACAACCACGATCTGGGCCACGCGCTGCGCCACTTTCATGAACGCTCGCTGCCCACCGCGCTGATCTGCCACGCGCCGGTGGCCCTGCTGGCCGCGCAGCCGGCTGCCGGGGCCTACCAGCGGGCGCTGGAGGCCGGCGAGACGCCAGAAGCCGAGGACTTCGCCTATCAGGGCTACCGCGTCACCGTCTTCAGCACCCCCGAGGAAAAGGACGCTGAAGGCGGCTTCGAGGCCCCCATGCTGTACTACCCCGCCGACGCGCTGACCGCCGCAGGCATGACGGTGCAGAACGGCGAGAAGTGGATCAGCAACGTGGTCCGCGACCGCGAACTGATTACCGGCCAGAACCCCATGAGCGACGAGGAATTCGTGGGCGTGTTCCTGGAGGCGCTGGGAGAAACGGCGGCTCAGGACTGA
- a CDS encoding acyl-CoA carboxylase subunit beta produces MTQPGMELQELIAEMEQRRSKVEAGGGHERQQKQRDGGKLTARERINTLLDPGSFLEMGTFVEHRGGRLMQGVEAPGEGVVTGRGTIDGRQVFVFSQDFTVLGGSLGKMNAAKITKIMDLAAKTGCPVIGLNDSAGARIQEGVDSLSGYGEIFYRNAIYSGAVPQISAILGPCAGGAVYSPALTDFILMSGGSSYMFITGPEVIKSVTREDVTFEALGGADVHTRKSGVAHLEYDGDAAVLAGVRDLLGYLPQNAHEQPPVHQTSDPVDRRNDRLLDIVLPDQRKPYAMHAVIHELVDDGTFLEIQPNWAKNILVGFARLGGQSVGIVANNPRVMAGTLNIDASDKAARFIRTCDCYNVPVLTLVDVTGFLPGVAQEHAGIIRHGAKMLYAYAEATVPKVTLITRKSYGGAYLAMNSRDMGADVVYAWPTAAVAVMGAEGAANIVYRREINASENPEATRAEKIADYKDAFDNPYVAASKGYIDDVIPMEETRQRLIQTFAMLRDKTETRPYKKHGNMPL; encoded by the coding sequence ATGACACAGCCGGGCATGGAGTTGCAGGAATTGATCGCCGAGATGGAACAGCGGCGCAGCAAGGTGGAGGCGGGCGGCGGCCACGAGCGTCAGCAAAAGCAGCGTGACGGCGGCAAGCTGACCGCCCGTGAACGCATCAACACGCTGCTGGACCCCGGCAGCTTTCTGGAAATGGGCACCTTCGTCGAGCACCGGGGCGGACGGCTGATGCAGGGCGTGGAGGCCCCCGGCGAGGGGGTGGTGACCGGGCGCGGCACCATCGACGGGCGACAGGTCTTCGTGTTCAGCCAGGACTTCACGGTGCTAGGCGGTTCCCTGGGCAAGATGAACGCCGCCAAGATCACCAAGATCATGGATCTGGCAGCCAAGACCGGCTGCCCGGTGATCGGCCTGAACGACTCGGCGGGGGCGCGCATTCAGGAGGGCGTGGACTCTTTGAGCGGCTACGGCGAGATCTTCTACCGCAACGCCATCTACTCGGGGGCAGTGCCGCAGATCAGCGCCATCCTTGGTCCCTGCGCGGGCGGGGCGGTGTATTCCCCCGCGCTGACCGACTTCATCCTGATGAGCGGCGGCAGCAGCTACATGTTCATCACCGGCCCCGAGGTAATCAAGAGCGTGACGCGCGAGGACGTGACCTTCGAGGCGCTGGGCGGCGCGGACGTGCACACCCGCAAAAGCGGCGTGGCCCACCTGGAATACGACGGCGACGCTGCCGTGCTGGCGGGCGTGCGTGACCTGCTGGGCTACCTGCCGCAGAACGCCCACGAGCAGCCCCCGGTCCACCAGACCAGTGACCCGGTGGACCGCCGCAACGACCGGCTGCTGGACATTGTGCTGCCGGACCAGCGCAAGCCCTACGCCATGCACGCGGTGATCCACGAACTGGTGGACGACGGCACGTTCCTGGAAATCCAGCCGAACTGGGCCAAGAACATTCTGGTGGGCTTCGCGCGGCTGGGCGGGCAGAGCGTGGGCATCGTCGCCAACAACCCGCGCGTGATGGCCGGCACGCTGAACATCGACGCCAGCGACAAGGCCGCCCGCTTCATCCGCACCTGCGACTGCTACAACGTGCCGGTGCTGACGCTGGTGGACGTGACCGGTTTCCTGCCGGGCGTGGCGCAGGAACACGCCGGCATCATCCGCCACGGCGCGAAGATGCTGTACGCCTACGCCGAGGCCACCGTGCCCAAGGTCACCCTGATCACCCGCAAGAGTTACGGCGGCGCGTACCTCGCCATGAACAGCCGCGACATGGGCGCCGACGTGGTGTACGCGTGGCCCACCGCCGCCGTCGCCGTGATGGGCGCGGAGGGGGCCGCCAACATTGTTTACCGCCGTGAGATCAACGCCAGCGAGAACCCTGAAGCCACCCGCGCTGAGAAGATCGCCGACTACAAGGACGCCTTCGACAACCCCTACGTGGCCGCCAGCAAGGGCTATATCGACGACGTGATTCCGATGGAAGAGACCCGTCAGCGCCTGATCCAGACGTTTGCCATGCTGCGCGACAAGACCGAGACGAGGCCGTACAAGAAGCACGGGAATATGCCGCTGTAG
- a CDS encoding general stress protein, giving the protein MTQPDPRAALIPDQSARVNVATYTNYLDAQRAVDHLSDQKFPVERTAIIGEGLKTVEQVTGRLDWGRAAGLGFGQGLFIGLFVGLIFSVLGLGNGNLLFSIAYGMVVGAIFGLVWGLVGYALSGGRRDFTSIGGMKADRYVVVADAEVAEQARTLLANMPPR; this is encoded by the coding sequence ATGACCCAGCCTGATCCCCGCGCCGCCCTGATTCCAGACCAGAGTGCCCGTGTCAACGTGGCCACCTACACCAATTACCTCGACGCCCAGCGGGCCGTGGACCACCTGAGTGACCAGAAATTTCCGGTGGAGCGCACCGCCATCATCGGTGAGGGCCTCAAGACTGTCGAGCAGGTCACGGGCCGCCTGGACTGGGGCCGCGCGGCAGGCCTGGGCTTCGGGCAGGGGCTGTTTATCGGCCTGTTCGTGGGCCTGATCTTCAGTGTCCTGGGGCTGGGCAACGGCAACCTGCTGTTTTCCATCGCCTACGGCATGGTGGTGGGGGCCATCTTCGGGCTGGTCTGGGGGCTGGTGGGCTACGCCCTGAGCGGCGGACGGCGCGACTTTACCTCGATTGGTGGGATGAAGGCAGACCGTTACGTCGTCGTCGCCGATGCCGAGGTGGCCGAGCAGGCGCGGACGCTGCTGGCGAATATGCCGCCGCGCTAA
- the xpt gene encoding xanthine phosphoribosyltransferase has translation MQSLVDAIREQGVILPGGFLKVDGLVNHQLLPRLTREMGVRFAELFAPLQPNKVLTIEVSGIAPAISTAMELNVPMVYARKKKPLTMKEPAFTASSVSRTKGGNVDLFISSEFLGPDDRVVVIDDFLASGGTLRALTGMIELSGATLLGLGCVVEKQFESGREHLADLNVPIHTLANIVRMSEQEGIEVEVGR, from the coding sequence ATGCAATCACTGGTGGACGCGATTCGGGAGCAGGGTGTGATTCTGCCCGGCGGCTTTCTCAAGGTGGACGGACTGGTCAACCACCAGCTGCTGCCCCGGCTGACGCGGGAAATGGGCGTGCGTTTCGCGGAACTGTTCGCGCCGCTGCAGCCCAACAAGGTGCTGACCATCGAGGTCAGCGGCATTGCCCCGGCCATCTCCACAGCGATGGAACTGAATGTCCCGATGGTCTACGCCCGCAAGAAAAAGCCGCTGACCATGAAGGAACCGGCCTTCACGGCGTCCTCGGTCAGCCGAACCAAGGGCGGAAATGTCGACCTGTTCATCAGTTCGGAATTTCTGGGGCCAGACGACCGCGTGGTCGTGATCGACGATTTTCTGGCGTCTGGCGGCACGCTACGCGCCCTGACCGGCATGATCGAACTCAGCGGGGCTACGCTACTGGGGCTGGGCTGCGTGGTGGAAAAACAGTTTGAATCGGGGCGCGAGCATCTCGCCGATCTGAACGTGCCGATACACACCCTGGCCAACATCGTCCGCATGAGTGAACAGGAAGGCATTGAGGTGGAAGTGGGCCGCTAG
- a CDS encoding quinate 5-dehydrogenase, with protein MSDILSGWTPAPPGHKHVVSVSLGSSRGNAREAVTLLGQPFILERIGTDGDSKKAAELFGALDGQVDAFGLGGADLYVIADGKRYQFGNVRKLVANARQTPVLDGSGLKNTLERDAIAQLDPLLNWRTRKVLMVSAVDRFGMAEALAQHGADIVFGDVVFGLGIDRPLRSLRALRTVAKVVLPVITKLPQDWFYPTGAKQESSVQGKGTRYYAWADVIAGDTHYAKRYAPTSLEGKTILTQTITQADRDWMKQRGVARLITTTPRMGNRNFATNVLEACFVALSGKNEALSEAEYLRYIREVGFKPEVNEL; from the coding sequence ATGAGCGACATTCTGAGCGGCTGGACCCCGGCCCCCCCAGGCCACAAACACGTTGTCAGCGTCAGTCTGGGCAGCAGCCGGGGCAATGCCCGCGAGGCGGTCACGCTGCTGGGCCAGCCGTTCATCCTGGAGCGCATCGGCACCGACGGCGACAGCAAGAAGGCCGCCGAACTGTTCGGGGCACTGGACGGGCAGGTGGACGCCTTCGGGCTGGGCGGCGCGGACCTGTACGTGATCGCGGACGGCAAACGCTACCAGTTCGGTAACGTCAGAAAGCTGGTGGCGAACGCCAGACAGACGCCTGTGCTGGACGGCAGCGGCCTGAAAAACACGCTGGAGCGAGACGCGATTGCCCAGCTCGACCCGCTGCTGAACTGGCGCACCCGGAAGGTGCTGATGGTGTCTGCCGTGGACCGTTTCGGCATGGCCGAGGCGCTGGCACAGCACGGCGCGGACATCGTGTTCGGGGACGTGGTGTTCGGGCTGGGTATTGACCGCCCGCTGCGCTCGCTGCGGGCGCTGCGGACCGTGGCAAAAGTGGTGCTCCCGGTGATTACCAAGCTGCCGCAGGACTGGTTTTACCCCACCGGGGCCAAGCAGGAAAGCAGCGTGCAGGGCAAGGGTACCCGGTATTACGCCTGGGCCGACGTGATCGCCGGGGACACCCACTACGCCAAGCGCTACGCCCCGACGTCGCTGGAGGGCAAGACCATCCTGACGCAGACGATTACGCAGGCCGACCGCGACTGGATGAAGCAGCGCGGCGTGGCGCGGCTGATCACCACGACGCCGCGCATGGGCAACCGCAACTTTGCCACCAACGTGCTGGAAGCATGTTTCGTGGCCCTGAGCGGAAAGAACGAGGCGCTGAGTGAGGCCGAGTACCTGCGGTACATCCGGGAAGTGGGCTTTAAGCCGGAGGTCAACGAGCTTTAG
- the panB gene encoding 3-methyl-2-oxobutanoate hydroxymethyltransferase translates to MKRSLPELQHSAQPLVMVTAYDYPGGRHAEAAGVDLILVGDSLGNVVLGYDSTAPVTLGDMIHHARAVRRGAPGTFMVVDLPFGTYHTGVQDAMRNAVRVIQETGADAIKMEGASPEILGVVQTLTRNGIPVMGHVGLMPQTATAQGGLKVQGKDDASARATLEGAVALEAAGAFALVLEVIPARLARLISERLSIPTIGIGAGVGCGGQVLVTHDLLGVYEGEEKKIAKRYAEVGQISREAIERYAAEVRAREFPAKDNSFVMKDEVLDRLY, encoded by the coding sequence ATGAAGCGCAGCCTTCCCGAACTTCAGCACTCAGCCCAGCCGCTGGTGATGGTCACGGCCTACGATTACCCCGGCGGACGCCACGCCGAGGCTGCCGGGGTGGACCTGATTCTGGTGGGCGACAGCCTGGGCAACGTCGTGCTGGGCTACGACAGCACCGCCCCGGTCACGCTGGGCGACATGATCCACCACGCCCGCGCGGTGCGGCGGGGGGCGCCGGGAACGTTCATGGTGGTGGACCTGCCGTTCGGGACGTACCACACCGGGGTACAGGACGCCATGCGCAACGCCGTGCGCGTCATTCAGGAGACGGGCGCGGACGCGATTAAGATGGAGGGAGCCTCGCCCGAGATCCTGGGCGTGGTGCAGACGCTGACCCGCAACGGCATCCCCGTGATGGGCCATGTGGGCCTGATGCCCCAGACCGCCACCGCGCAGGGTGGCCTGAAGGTGCAGGGCAAGGACGACGCCAGCGCCCGCGCTACCCTGGAAGGCGCTGTGGCCCTGGAAGCGGCGGGGGCCTTTGCGCTGGTGCTGGAGGTCATTCCCGCCCGCCTTGCCCGGCTGATCAGCGAGCGGCTGAGCATTCCCACCATCGGCATCGGTGCGGGCGTCGGCTGCGGCGGGCAGGTGCTGGTCACGCATGACCTGCTGGGCGTGTATGAGGGCGAGGAAAAGAAGATTGCCAAACGTTACGCTGAGGTGGGCCAGATTTCCCGCGAGGCCATCGAGCGCTACGCCGCCGAGGTCCGCGCCCGCGAATTTCCCGCGAAGGACAACAGCTTTGTGATGAAGGACGAGGTGCTGGACAGGCTGTACTGA
- the sat gene encoding sulfate adenylyltransferase, translated as MPTLPHPVTTLPTPLGGVLVHQVDHVSEAELRGLPRLDLSERSAADLELLATGAYSPLTGFLGEADYLSVIEHLRLADGTPWGLPITLPVGRAEAGALRGRVVLTRGGAAVGWIDVQEQFEARKAWEAREVYRTEEAAHPGVAALYAQGEINLAGPVTLLAVPRGAFPQHHRTPAEVRAVIEARGWRTTVAFQTRNPIHRAHEYLHKVALELVDGLLLHPLVGTTKGDDVPAGVRVEAYEVLLDRYYPAPRTLLSVYPAAMRYAGPREAITHALSRRNYGATHFIVGRDHAGVGQYYGTYDAQEIFGAFTAEELGIRILKFEHTFYCQSCAQLVSPRTCPHGAAHHLVLSGTRVREKLRAGQNLPPEFTRPEVAEVLRRAYQASGN; from the coding sequence ATGCCCACCCTTCCCCATCCCGTGACCACCCTGCCCACGCCGCTGGGCGGCGTGCTGGTCCATCAGGTCGACCACGTGTCCGAGGCTGAACTCAGGGGTCTGCCCCGCCTGGACCTGTCCGAACGCAGCGCTGCCGATCTGGAACTGCTGGCCACCGGCGCGTACTCGCCGCTGACCGGCTTTCTGGGCGAGGCCGATTACCTGAGCGTGATCGAGCATCTGCGCCTGGCGGACGGCACCCCGTGGGGCCTGCCCATCACGTTGCCGGTGGGCCGCGCCGAGGCCGGTGCCCTGCGGGGCCGCGTCGTGCTGACCCGTGGCGGCGCGGCGGTGGGATGGATCGACGTGCAGGAGCAGTTCGAGGCCCGCAAGGCCTGGGAGGCCCGCGAGGTCTACCGCACCGAGGAGGCCGCCCACCCCGGCGTGGCAGCGCTGTACGCGCAGGGCGAGATCAATCTGGCCGGGCCGGTGACGCTGCTTGCGGTGCCGCGTGGGGCCTTTCCGCAGCACCACCGCACCCCCGCCGAGGTCCGCGCCGTCATTGAGGCGCGCGGCTGGCGCACCACGGTGGCCTTCCAGACCCGCAACCCGATCCACCGGGCGCACGAGTACCTGCACAAGGTGGCGCTGGAACTGGTGGACGGCCTGCTGCTGCACCCACTGGTGGGCACCACCAAGGGCGACGACGTCCCCGCCGGCGTGCGGGTGGAGGCCTACGAGGTCCTGCTGGACCGCTACTACCCTGCCCCCCGCACGCTGCTGAGCGTCTACCCCGCCGCCATGCGCTACGCCGGGCCGCGCGAGGCGATCACGCACGCGCTTTCCAGGCGCAACTACGGGGCCACCCACTTCATCGTGGGGCGCGATCACGCGGGTGTGGGCCAGTACTACGGCACCTACGACGCGCAGGAGATTTTTGGTGCGTTCACCGCCGAGGAACTGGGCATCCGCATCCTGAAGTTCGAGCACACCTTCTACTGCCAGTCCTGCGCGCAGCTGGTCAGCCCGCGCACCTGCCCGCACGGCGCCGCGCACCATCTGGTCCTGAGCGGCACGAGGGTCCGCGAGAAGCTGCGGGCGGGCCAGAACCTGCCGCCCGAATTCACCCGCCCGGAAGTGGCCGAGGTCTTGAGGCGGGCGTACCAGGCCTCCGGCAACTGA
- a CDS encoding phosphoadenylyl-sulfate reductase gives MSASPTGGKESETLALIDWAIQTHPDVLMPSAFNLNGAVLIDLAVRAGYRGQVVFVDTGYHFPETLQTRDRLAERYPQLEFVTLNAGASPDDGRTPPELYAANPDACCAARKVAPLQKYLRRKNPSALLNARSRDQAVTRAEIPFIEEGGVRIRINPLAGWTRQELEAYAAEHALPVNPLYADGFLSVGCWPCTRAVRPGEDARAGRWAGQGKTECGLWAGDGRL, from the coding sequence CTGTCAGCCTCTCCCACAGGCGGAAAGGAGTCAGAGACCCTCGCCCTCATCGACTGGGCCATCCAGACCCACCCGGACGTGCTGATGCCCAGCGCCTTCAACCTGAACGGCGCCGTGCTGATCGATCTGGCGGTGCGGGCGGGTTACCGGGGGCAGGTTGTTTTTGTGGATACGGGTTACCACTTTCCCGAAACACTTCAGACCCGTGACCGGCTGGCCGAGCGCTACCCGCAGCTGGAATTCGTGACGCTGAACGCGGGCGCGTCGCCGGACGACGGGCGCACCCCACCGGAGCTGTACGCCGCGAATCCCGACGCCTGCTGCGCGGCCCGCAAGGTGGCGCCGCTTCAGAAGTACCTGCGCCGCAAGAACCCCTCCGCCCTGCTGAACGCCCGCAGCCGAGATCAGGCCGTCACCCGCGCCGAGATTCCCTTTATCGAGGAGGGCGGTGTGCGAATCAGGATCAACCCGCTGGCCGGGTGGACCCGCCAGGAGCTGGAAGCCTACGCCGCCGAACACGCGCTGCCGGTCAATCCGCTGTACGCCGACGGCTTCCTGTCGGTGGGCTGCTGGCCCTGCACCCGCGCCGTGCGCCCCGGCGAGGACGCCCGCGCCGGACGCTGGGCCGGGCAGGGCAAGACCGAGTGCGGACTGTGGGCTGGTGACGGTAGGCTCTGA
- the cysC gene encoding adenylyl-sulfate kinase: MTATLERRPEPETARAGRVVWFTGLSGAGKSTLAAALHAELTARGVAAELLDGDAVRENLSKGLGFSRQDRDTNVRRIGFVAGLLARHGVTVLVSAISPYADTRREVLAALPNALEVFVDAPLEVVTARDVKGLYLKAIAGEIQHFTGVSDPYEAPQTPDLHLRTAELTVQEGLRGLLQALGEE; encoded by the coding sequence ATGACCGCCACGCTGGAGCGCCGGCCTGAGCCTGAAACCGCCAGGGCGGGCCGGGTGGTGTGGTTCACCGGCCTCAGCGGGGCCGGGAAAAGCACGCTGGCCGCCGCCCTGCACGCCGAACTGACGGCGCGTGGCGTGGCGGCGGAGCTGCTGGACGGCGACGCCGTACGCGAGAACCTGAGTAAAGGCCTGGGCTTCTCGCGTCAGGACCGCGACACCAATGTCCGCCGCATCGGCTTCGTCGCGGGCCTGCTGGCCAGACACGGCGTGACCGTGCTGGTCAGCGCCATCAGCCCCTACGCCGACACCCGCCGTGAGGTGCTGGCCGCCCTACCGAACGCGCTGGAAGTGTTCGTGGACGCACCGCTGGAGGTGGTCACGGCGCGCGACGTGAAGGGGCTGTACCTGAAAGCGATTGCGGGCGAGATTCAGCACTTCACCGGCGTCAGCGATCCCTACGAGGCTCCGCAAACGCCGGACCTGCACCTGCGAACCGCTGAGCTGACCGTGCAAGAAGGACTGCGGGGTCTATTGCAGGCGCTGGGGGAAGAGTGA
- a CDS encoding nitrite/sulfite reductase has product MSDIETLKKELPPFQIFELIPQYAAAGAIDPEKIDLLKWAGVYPQRPIEDGFLMMRVKVPTAELSADALRVVAGIAQDYGRGLLDVTDRQAFQFHWLRIGDIPAILDRLDTVGLHTRGACGDTVRAVIASPLAGLDAREVIDVRPLARAMEGTLSGNADFQDLPRKFKISLTGTPELEGIHLVNDIGFLAHTVEGEVGFDVWVGGGLGAVAHLSRRLGVFIRPDEVVEVGRAIAGAYRDHGYRVNRKKARLKYLIKDLGVERFREIVETEYLGRPLRDGPPAPVARFGGSDVLGVNPQKGGLNYVVLTTTVGRIDPAKARALADLSERYGGGVVRTTAFQNMMIPHVRTEDVAALVTELERLDLAPKATLRGTTIACTGTQFCRLAHTETKARVAGLIDTLEPLHSDLDVPFVINLTGCSNACTRYQVADLGFMGALRGEEEVYNVHLAGSIGQAQRTGAKLKGIVPAVRLTEYTDKVLSDFKTHRAEGESFVEYADRVGNEHFLPDIVLAAQDAGRELVGV; this is encoded by the coding sequence ATGTCCGACATCGAAACCCTGAAAAAAGAGCTGCCGCCCTTCCAGATCTTTGAGTTGATTCCGCAGTACGCCGCCGCCGGGGCAATTGACCCGGAAAAAATTGACCTTCTGAAGTGGGCCGGGGTGTACCCGCAGCGCCCTATTGAGGACGGCTTCCTGATGATGCGTGTCAAGGTGCCCACCGCCGAGCTGAGTGCGGACGCCCTGCGCGTGGTGGCGGGTATTGCCCAGGACTACGGACGCGGGCTGCTGGACGTGACCGACCGGCAGGCCTTTCAGTTTCACTGGCTCAGGATTGGGGACATTCCGGCGATTCTGGACCGGCTGGACACCGTGGGGCTGCACACCCGCGGGGCCTGCGGCGACACTGTCCGGGCGGTGATCGCCTCGCCGCTGGCGGGGCTGGACGCCCGCGAGGTGATCGACGTGCGCCCGCTGGCCCGGGCGATGGAAGGCACCCTCAGCGGCAATGCCGACTTCCAGGACCTGCCGCGCAAATTTAAGATCAGCCTGACCGGCACGCCGGAACTGGAAGGCATTCATCTGGTCAACGACATCGGCTTTCTGGCGCATACGGTTGAGGGCGAGGTGGGCTTCGACGTGTGGGTGGGCGGCGGCCTGGGCGCGGTGGCGCACCTGTCCAGACGGCTGGGCGTCTTTATCCGCCCCGATGAGGTGGTGGAGGTGGGCCGCGCGATTGCCGGGGCATACCGCGATCACGGCTATCGCGTCAACCGCAAGAAGGCCCGCCTGAAGTACCTGATCAAGGACCTGGGCGTGGAACGGTTCCGTGAAATCGTGGAGACCGAATACCTGGGCCGCCCGCTGCGCGACGGTCCCCCGGCCCCGGTGGCCCGCTTCGGCGGCAGCGACGTGCTGGGCGTCAACCCGCAGAAGGGCGGGCTGAACTACGTGGTGCTGACCACCACCGTGGGGCGCATCGACCCGGCCAAGGCGCGGGCGCTGGCCGACCTGAGCGAGCGCTACGGCGGGGGCGTGGTCCGCACCACCGCCTTCCAGAACATGATGATTCCGCATGTGCGGACGGAGGACGTGGCCGCGCTGGTGACCGAGCTGGAGCGGCTGGACCTCGCGCCCAAGGCGACGCTGCGCGGCACCACCATCGCCTGCACCGGCACGCAGTTCTGCCGGCTGGCCCACACCGAGACCAAGGCGCGGGTGGCGGGCCTGATCGACACGCTCGAACCCCTGCACAGCGATCTGGACGTGCCGTTCGTGATCAACCTGACCGGCTGCAGCAACGCCTGCACGCGCTATCAGGTGGCCGATCTGGGGTTCATGGGGGCCTTGCGGGGGGAAGAGGAGGTCTACAACGTGCATCTGGCCGGCAGCATCGGGCAGGCGCAGCGGACCGGGGCCAAGCTCAAGGGCATTGTCCCCGCCGTCCGTCTGACCGAGTACACCGATAAGGTGCTGAGCGATTTCAAGACGCACAGGGCCGAGGGCGAGAGCTTCGTGGAATACGCGGATCGGGTAGGCAACGAGCACTTCCTGCCCGACATTGTGCTGGCCGCACAGGACGCCGGGCGTGAGCTGGTGGGCGTATGA
- a CDS encoding DUF4395 domain-containing protein encodes MITSALARLPSGPAQTDLSALKFNQYTVIGVTTLALVSGLGALTLALGAAILLGALRPDLSPLRAAYRMFGRRLGLRPEVVAEDPRAHHFAQGVGGVFLLASALSGLAGAPLLSLGLGLAVIALAGLNLSQKICVGCLMYFQYRRLRYAVLSR; translated from the coding sequence ATGATTACCTCAGCCCTCGCCCGCCTCCCTTCCGGCCCCGCCCAGACGGACCTCAGCGCGCTGAAGTTCAACCAGTACACGGTAATCGGCGTCACCACGTTGGCGCTGGTGTCAGGCCTGGGCGCCCTGACGCTGGCCCTGGGGGCGGCCATACTGCTGGGGGCGTTGCGCCCGGACCTCTCACCGCTGCGGGCCGCGTACCGAATGTTCGGGCGACGGCTGGGGCTGAGGCCCGAAGTCGTCGCTGAGGACCCCCGCGCCCACCACTTTGCGCAGGGCGTGGGCGGGGTCTTCCTGCTGGCCTCGGCCCTGAGCGGGCTGGCCGGAGCGCCGCTGCTGAGCCTCGGTCTGGGGCTGGCCGTGATTGCGCTGGCGGGCCTGAACCTGAGCCAGAAGATCTGTGTGGGCTGCCTGATGTACTTCCAGTACCGCCGCCTGCGCTACGCCGTCCTGAGCCGCTGA
- a CDS encoding phosphoribosyltransferase family protein has translation MKTHTVQVGDVTRELPIVEVAPGVHVALFNMLGDTEVTEAAGKALARLLPADIDVLVTPEVKALSLAHVISRETGKPYIVIRKTQKPYMVDPVAREVVSITTGIPQLLVLDGFDVPKIRGRRVAIVDDVVSSGGTLHSLRQIIDEVGGEVAAVLAVFTEGEEREEVTALGHLPLFPGA, from the coding sequence GTGAAGACGCACACCGTACAGGTTGGGGACGTGACCCGTGAACTGCCCATTGTGGAGGTCGCCCCAGGCGTTCATGTGGCGCTGTTCAACATGCTGGGCGACACCGAGGTCACTGAGGCCGCCGGCAAGGCGCTGGCCCGCCTGCTGCCTGCCGATATCGACGTGCTGGTCACGCCGGAGGTCAAGGCGCTGTCGCTGGCGCACGTCATCAGCCGTGAGACGGGCAAGCCGTACATCGTGATCCGCAAGACGCAAAAGCCCTACATGGTGGACCCGGTGGCGCGGGAAGTGGTCAGCATCACCACCGGCATTCCGCAACTGCTGGTGCTTGACGGCTTTGATGTGCCCAAGATTCGGGGCCGCCGGGTGGCCATTGTGGACGATGTGGTTTCCAGCGGCGGCACCCTGCACTCGCTGCGCCAGATCATCGACGAGGTGGGCGGCGAGGTGGCCGCCGTGCTGGCCGTCTTTACCGAGGGTGAGGAGCGCGAGGAGGTCACGGCGCTGGGCCACCTTCCGCTGTTTCCTGGTGCCTGA